The stretch of DNA CCACGCTCTGCAGCGCCTCGATCCAGCGGTCTTCGTTGGGGAACCCGTTATCGACCAGGATCTTGGTCAATTGGGGAACAAGAGCGGTGAGCCGTTCCTCTGTGGAATTCTCGAACAGGGCCTCGAGTTGATCGACCCCGACAGTCTTGCTCAGTGCAATATAGGTATCGAGCGCGCGGATCGCCAACGACCGGTCGAGTTCCACCTGCTTCAGCGGCACGAGCCCGCTATCGGCGTCCTGGGCGAGCGCGGGTGGGGCTGACAGTGCGGAGCTGACGGCCAAAAAGCTGAGGCTCAGTATGAGAATTGCGAAAACACGCGGCATCATGACAGTTACACTCCGCAGGGACGCGACGGCAAAGCCTTAGAACATCTTCGCCGTTATGGGTCAAAGCATAAGGGAGGCTACGGCTTTTCGCAAAGGATGCCGTCGGCGGTCAATTGGCTCTGGGGGAAAAATGCGAGGAAGAGCGCGGGTTTTGCGGTGGAGTGGCGACGAGATCCTGGAATTTCTGCGTGCGGATTTCCCCCAGGCCTTCCGGGATGGCTGGGACTATGAGATCACCGATCTGGCGGCCGATCGGGTCACGGTGCGGCTGAGCTCCCACGAAAGCCAGCTCCGCCCTGGCGGCACCATCTCCGGCCCCACCATGATGCACCTCGCCGATTTTGCGGTTTACGTGTTGCTTCTAGCTTTGCACGGCCAATCGGCGAGCCTGAGCGTCACCACCAATCTGACCATCAGCTTCCTGCGCAAGCCCGAGGCGGGCGATCTCATCGCTGAGGTGGAGCTTTTGAAACATGGCCGCACCTTATCCGTCGCTGCCGTCCATCTCAGGGATGAACGGGGCAGAGTGGTGGCTCATGCCGAGGCAACCTACCACATGGCCGGTGCGGATTAGGGAGGTATTATATTACCTTTGTTGTAAATAGCTGTTTTGAAGCGATTTTTTCCAACAGTCTGCCACACTTCGCGATTGACCCTTTCCCGATCCTGCGGTACAGACGGGCTCAACTTCGCGGCAGGCCGCACGCGGGCCTGCACGCGACTTCCGGACCAACATCCATGATGGGTGCATTATGAAAACCTACTCTGCGAAAACCGCGGAGGTCGAGAAGAAGTGGATTCTGATCGACGCTGAGGGGCTGGTCGTCGGACGGCTTGCAGCCATCGTGGCGAACCGTCTGCGCGGCAAGCACAAGCCGATCTTCACGCCTCACATCGACTGCGGTGACAATGTCGTGGTGGTCAATGCCGATAAGGTGGTGCTGACCGGCAACAAGCTGCAGAACAAGCCCTATTACTGGCATACGGGCTTTCCTGGCGGCATCAAGGAGCGCAAGGCGCACCAGATCCTCGAAGGGCGCTTTGCCGATCGGGTTCTGCGTCTCGCGGTGCAGCGCATGATGCCCGGTGGTCCCTTGAGCCGCCACCAGCTGAAGAATCTTCGTGTCTATTCTGGGTCTGATCATCCTCACGAGGCGCAGCAGCCGGAGGTGCTGGATGTCGCGGCGCTGAACCGCAAGAATAAGAGGGGATGATCGCCATGTCCGAGTCTACCACACTCGACCAGCTGGGTTCGGCCCTCAATATCGAGGCTGACACCGCCGCATTGCCTGAGCCGAAGATCGACAGCCTGGGCCGTGCCTATGCCACCGGCCGCCGCAAGAACGCGATCGCTCGCGTCTGGATCAAGCCGGGACCGGGCAAGATCACGGTGAACGGCCGTGACGTGGACGCTTATTTTGCGCGGCCGGCCCTGCAGATGATCCTGCGCCAGCCTCTGGAGGCTGCGGGCCGCAAGGACCAGTATGACGTGATCTGCACCGTGACCGGCGGTGGTCTCTCGGGCCAGGCCGGTGCCGTGCGCCACGGCCTGTCGCGGGCGCTGACCTATTACGAGCCGGAACTGCGCTCGGCGCTCAAGAAGGACGGGTTCCTCACCCGCGATCCGCGCGTGGTCGAGCGCAAGAAATACGGCAAGGCCAAGGCGCGCCGCAGCTTCCAGTTCTCGAAGCGCTGATCTGGTCAGCATCACCGCAATGCCGAAGGCCGGATCATCGATCCGGCCTTTTTGCTATGCGCAGCGCCAATTTGTCAGGGTCGTTCGCGCCTCAGCATTGCGCAACGGCCCTCATGCGCTTAGCTAAGCACATCGCGCTAACCTCCGGTGGGAACAATGGCAACACGGGTATTCATTGACGGCGAGGCCGGCACCACGGGCCTCCAGATCCGCTCGAGGCTCGAGGGCAGGGCCGATCTCCATATGATCCGTCTCGACGAGAGCCGGCGCAAGAGCGAGGCGGCGCGCCGCGAGGCCATCAACGAGGCGGATATCGTGATCCTCTGCCTTCCCGATGCCGCAGCTGTCGAGGCGCTTTCATTGATTGAGCGGCGCAGCGTGCGCGTGATCGACGCCTCCACCGCCCATCGTACCGCCCGCGGCTGGACCTATGGCTTTCCCGAAATGGCTCGCGACCAGCGCGAGGCGATCGCTGAATCGCGCCGTGTCACCAATCCCGGCTGTTATCCAACGGGCGCCATTGCTCTGCTGCGCCCACTCGTTCAGCATCGCCTGGTTCCTGCCGGCTGGCCGGTGACGATCAACGCGGTGTCCGGCTATTCCGGTGGCGGCAAGAGCCTGATCCAGGCCTTCGAGGATCCGCAGGCGCCAGGCCACACGCGCGATAATTTCAGGCTCTATGCGCTGGGCCTCGGCCATAAGCATGTGGCTGAGATGCAGCAATATATGGGGCTGCACCACCCGCCACTCTTTGCACCAAGCGTTGGCCGCTTCGCGCAGGGCATGCTGGTCGAGGTGCCGCTTCAGCTCTGGGCGCTTCCCGGTGCGGCTGGCACGGACGATATCCGGCGCATATTGGCGGAGACTTACGCCGGCGATCGCTTCGTTGAAGTGGCATCAAAGGAGGAGACCGAGGCGCTGGCCTCGATCGACCCCGAGGGCCTCAATGGCACCAACCGGCTGAAGCTCTTTGTGTTCGGCAATGACAAGGACAGACAGCTCCGGCTGGTCGCGCTCCTCGACAATCTGGGCAAGGGCGCATCGGGCCAGGCCGTTCAGAACCTCAACATCATGATTGGGGCGGATGAGGCAACGGGGCTATAGAGCATATTGCTCGGATTGTAGCTGACGTCCTTGATGCCGTCATGCCCCGGCTTTGGGGCATCCAGGGGCCATGCGACAGACGGCTTCGAACTGAGCCAGGGATCACCGGGTCGGAACCCGGTGATCACCTGATGCGACAGAGACTTACCGCAGATTGATGAAGGTGTGCTTGATCTGCGTGTATTTCTCGAGAGCATGCAGCGACTTGTCACGCCCGATGCCCGACTGCTTGTAGCCACCGAACGGTGCGGTGATGTCGCCGCCATCGGTCGCATTCACATTGACCGTGCCGGCACGGAGCGCGCGGGCGACCGTATGCGCCTTGACCACGTCGCGGGTCCACAGATTGGCCTGCAGCCCGTAGATCGTGTTATTGGCGATCGCGACGGCCTCCGCCTCGTCCTTGAACGAGATGGTCGACAGCACCGGGCCGAAGATCTCTTCCTGCGCGATGCGCATATTGTTGTTCACCGCATCGAAGATGGTCGGCTGCACATAGAAGCCGCCGCTTTCCTGCCGCGCCGGCGTACCGCCGACTGCGATCTTCGCGCCCTCGTCGCGGCCGATATTGATATAGCTCATCACCCGCTCCATCTGGGTCTTGTCCACCATGGAGCCCATCAGGGTCTTGGGATCGAGCGGATCGCCTGGTGCCCAGGCTTCTGCATATTTCGCAACCTTCTCCACGAACTCGTCGCGAATATCTTCCTGAACGAGCAGGCGGGTCGCTGCGGTGCAGACCTGACCGGAATTGTAGAAGACACCGGCAGCCGCCTCGCGGGCGGCGCGGTCGAGATCGGCCACATCCGAGAAGATGATATTGGGCGACTTGCCGCCGCATTCGAGGCTTATATGCTTCATGTTCGACTCGCCGGCATATTTCAGGAAGTACTTGCCCACTTCCGTCGAGCCGGTGAAGGCGACCATATCCACATCCATATGGCGGCCGAGTGCCTGGCCGGCGGTTTCACCAAACCCGGGCAGCACCTGGAAGATACCGTTGGGCACGCCCGCTTCCGCCGCGAGCTCGGCGATGCGGATGGCGGTGAGCGGCGACTGCTCGGCGGGCTTCAGGATGACCGCATTGCCGGCGGCAAGTGCTGGTGCATATTTCCACGCGGCCATCAGCAGCGGGAAGTTCCATGGCACCACCGCGGCCACCACGCCCAGCGGCTCGCGCGTGATCAGCGAGACGGAATCGGGCCGGGCAGGCGCGAGCTCGTCATACATCTTGTCCACGGTCTCTGCGAACCACTCCATGCAGTTCACGACCGCGTTCATGTCGGAATTGAGCGATTCGTTGATCGGCTTGCCCATGTCGAGCGTCTCGAGCAGGGCGAGCTCTTCCTTGTGCTTATCCACCAGGGCTGCGAATTTAAGCAGGGTCTTCTTGCGCTTGCGCGGCGGAATGGTCGACCACTTGCCGGACTCGAACGCTGCCCGCGCGGCCTTCACGGCACGGTCCACATCCTCCTGGTCGCACGCGGCGACCTTCGTCAACACCCGCCCATCAATGGGGCTGACGCAATCGAAGGTCTTGCCCGACGCGGCAGCCACATATTTGCCGTCGATGAAGGCCTGATTGCGGTAGGAAATGCTCGTGATCTGATTGCGATAATCTTCGGCAGCGGACATTGAAGCCTCCGTTGGCGCGAGTGTTGTTATATCCGATTGCCCATGGTGCCTCGGCATCAGCATGGGCCTGAGCACGATCGCGCTACCATAGCAAAAAGGCACCGCGAAACGCGATGCCTTTTGCGACCGTCTAATGTCTGAGGCGGATTATTTGATCTTGGCTTCCCGGAACTCGACATGCTTGCGCGCCACGGGGTCGTATTTCTTCAGCGTGAGCTTCTCAGTCATGGTGCGCGAGTTCTTCTTCGCGGTGTAGAAATAGCCCGTGCCCGCCGAGCTGACGAGCTTGATCTTGAGTGTGGTCGGCTTCGCCATGGGGGCATCTCCAAAGGTGATCGCGCGGGCAGCGATCCCGCGCTTGATTGGCCTGCATATCGCGCGGGAAGGCGCGGATTGTCAAGCGCCGAGGCGCTTAGAGGGTTTCGTGGATCCAGTTCGCGCCCTGCATACGCTGGAACGGCACCGGGCAGCCGGGGGGGATTTCGCCTGCATCGTTGAGGCTCTCCTCCAGCATGCGCAGGATCTCCCGCGTGATCCACGGCAGCTCTTGCGCCCGGGCCTCCTCGAAGGTGAACCAGAACCGGTCCAGCAGCTCCTCGGTATTCACCACATGCGGGTTCTCGAGATTGACGACGCAGCTCGCATCGACCACGAAGAACCGCGCATCGAATCGCCGCGGACGCCCCGGCGGTGTGATCGCACGTGCAAAATAGCGAAGGCCTGAAAGATCAGGCACATAGCCCGTGCTGAGGAAAGTCTGCCAAGCCGGATCGGAGGTCCGTGGCAGCTTGCCCTGCGCCGGTTTGCCGATGATCAGGCCGGTTTCCTCGAACGCCTCCCGGATCGCCGCAAGCGCAAGGCCGCGCGCCCTGGCTCGGCTGGGGCGGCCGCGCATCTGCACCAGCAGCTTTTCCTCCACCATCGGGTGCAGGCCATATTTGGTCGAAAGCCGGCAATCCGCCGGATCGAGCCGTCCACCGGGAAACACGAATTTGTTGGGCATGAACTTGTGCGCCTGGTGGCGCTTGCCCATCATCACCCGCCGGTCGCCCCCTTCATTGCGGAGGACGATGAGGGTCGCGGCATCGCGCGGCCTCAGGCTGCGTCCCGGCACGGGCTTTCCATCGAGCATCTGCGGATCAGGATGAGGGAGGATTTTTCGCATAGACATGAGGTTTCAATCCGGCCTTCCCGAATGATTGTCAAGGGTGAACCGCGTGTCGGACGGCGCGTCATCTGCTGGCCCGCCGGCCATCTCCTGCTCCGCCGGTTCAAGTCCGAAGCCGTGCATGAGGAGCGCCCATTGCAGCCCCACGATGCTGCCTTTGACGATGGGCAGGAGCAGGAGCGTGAGCGCCAGCGTCAAAACCAGCCAGACCGGCGTCTGGATCAGCAGCGGCGGTGACCAGGTCCGCTCGACCGCCAGCATGATCGGCACCAGAATATGCCCGACGATGAAGATGGTGAAATAGGGCGGCGCATCATCTGCCCGGTGATGGTGCAGTTCTTCACCGCAGGCAGAACAGGCATCACTGATCTTGAGATAGCGGTGATAGAGCGTGCGCGCACCGCAAGCGGGGCAAGAGAGCAGGGCGCCCCGCCACATGGCCGCGCCCGTATCGCGCTTGGGGGCAATAGGCTTGATCGACGCGGCGTCTGTCATGCTACCTCCGGCCGCGCCGAGATTTGCCCCTGGCCTTCTCTGGCTTGAAGCGGCCATCCTTTGCCTGAGCCCGTCCGGCAATCGCCCTCATGCGGGCGCGCCGACCCTGTCCGGGCTTTCCAGGTTTTCCGGGGCTGACCATATCGAAGCGCAACCCCCCGGCGACAGGCGTTGCCTCCGCGAGGCGCACATCCACCGGATCCCCCAGCTGATAGGTCTCGCCCGTGTTCTGGCCAATGAGCGCGTGGCTTGCCTCGTCATAGGCGAAATACTCCCTGCCAAGCCTTGCCGCCGGCACGAACCCATCCGCGCCCGTGTCGGCGAGAGCGATGAACAGGCCTGCTTGGGTGACACCGCCGATCCGGCCATGGAAGACCGCGCCGACCTTGTCGGAGAGATAGGCCGAAACCAGACGGTCGACGGTATCCCGCTCGGCCGCCATGGCCCGCCGCTCGGCCGCCGAGATCTGCTCGGCCGTCTCTTCCAGCTGTTCGATATCGTCCTGCGACAGGCCATCCTTGCCAAAGCCGAAGGCAGTGATGAGCGCCCGGTGCACGATGAGGTCGGCATAGCGGCGGATCGGCGAGGTGAAATGCGCATACCGCCTGAGATTGAGCCCGAAATGCCCGCGATTTTCCGGCGAATAGATCGCCTGCGCCTGGCTGCGCAGCACCACCGTATTGACGAGATGCTCATTCTCGCTGCCGCGCACCTTCTCGAGAATGCGGTTGAAATGCTTGGGTTGCAGCACCTGGCCCTTGGCGAAGGGAATATCGAGGCTCGCAAGGAACTCGGTGAGCCCCTCGATCTTTTCGGGCGCCGGCGCATCATGCACCCGGTAGATGAAGGGGATTTTGTGCTCTTCCAGGCTCTCTGCCGCCGACACGTTGGCCTGGATCATCATTTCCTCGATAAGCCGATGCGCATCGAGCCGTTCCGGGGTAATTACCCGATCGATCAATCCATGGGCATCGAGAATCAGCTTGCGCTCCGGCAAATCGAGCTCGAGCGGACCGCGTTTGCGGCGAGCGGCCGCCAGCAGCTTATAGGCGGCCCAGAGCGGCTTGAGCACCGGCTCAAGCAGTGGGCCGCTGACGTCATCCGGCCGCCCGTCGATGGCGGCCTGTGCCTGCTCATAGGAGAGCTTGGCGGCCGAGCGCATGATCACCCTTGCGAAACTATGGCTGATCTTCTGCCCATGCTTGTCGAAGATCATGGAACAGGCGATTGCCGGACGGTCCTCATTCGGTCTGAGCGAGCAGAGATCTGCCGACAGCCGCTCCGGCAGCATTGGCACCACACGATCAGGGAAATAGACCGAATTGCCGCGATCCCGCGCTTCCCTGTCGATTGCCGTGCCCGGCCGGACATAGGCGGCCACATCGGCAATGGCGACGATGACCTTGAACCCACCCTTATTCTTCGGGTCGCTGTCAGGCTCTGCCCAGACGGCGTCATCATGATCGCGCGCATCCGGCGGGTCGATGGTGATCAGCGGAACGTCACGCAGATCGGTCCGGCCACGCGGCGAAACCTCCTTCAGCGTCTCCACCTCCGCCAGGGTGCGTTCGCGGAAGTGGTCGGGCAGCCCGTGCTGGTGGATGGCGATCAGGCTGATATTGCGCTGGTCGGAAAGGTCGCCCAGCCGCTCGCGCACCCGCGCCCGCTTAAGCCCGCGCCCGCGGTCTCGGATGACATCGACCGAGACGAGCTCGCCGCTTTCCGCCCCCGCGTCATCCCCTGGCATGACGATCAGGTCGCTCGCATTCTTCTTGTCGACCGGCTGCACCCGCATGCCGCGTCCGCGTGCGATGCGAAACACACCGATGGTCCGGCTCGCCCCCTGATCGAGGATCTTGATGATGCGGCCGGTATAGGGCGCTTGATCGTCACTGTCGGGCCCACCATCGATGCGGGCGAGCACGCGATTGCCGATCCCGGGGGGAGGGCCGCTGAGGCCTTGTTTGCCGCGACCGCCCCGCTCGAAAGGAATCGTCACACGCGGAGCCGGGCCCTGCGTCTCCACCTCCCAATTGCTTGGGGACGCGATGAGGTCGCCTTCATCATTGACATCGACAATTTCGAGCACCGTCACCGGCGGCAGCCGGCTCGTGCTTTCCAGCTTCCGCGTATCCCGGCGGATCAGGCCGCGTGCCGTCAGGTCCTTGAGCATCTGCTTCAAGGTGATGCGGTCGGCGCCCTTGACATTGAAGGCGCGCGCGATCTCGCGTTTCCCGATTCGCCCCGTCTGCGACTGCAAGAAGTCGAGGATCTCAGCTTCCGAGGGCAGGGGACGAGCACCGGCATCGGCCGCAGAACGGCCATCGCCCGCCTTCTTAGCTGCGGTTTTCTTGCTGCCCTTGCGAGCCGCGTCTTTGTCCTCGTTGGAGCCCCGCTCCTTTGACACTCTTGCTATGGTGCGTCCACCTTCTTGCTGGATCTGGACTTGGCCGTGCTGGCCGTGGCTGCTGCAGCCTGGCCCGCTTGCTTAGCGGGTTTCGCCTTTGCCGCGCTAGTCCTAGTGGATTTCGCCTTGCCAGCGGCTTTGTCATCAGATGAAGCCGCTGCCTTGCTCTTTGCCGACTTGGGCTTGGCCTTCCCGTTCGGGGTCTTGCCCGCGCCATCACCTGCCTTCTTGGCGATGAGCTCGACGGCCTCCT from Rhodoligotrophos sp. CJ14 encodes:
- the rplM gene encoding 50S ribosomal protein L13 is translated as MKTYSAKTAEVEKKWILIDAEGLVVGRLAAIVANRLRGKHKPIFTPHIDCGDNVVVVNADKVVLTGNKLQNKPYYWHTGFPGGIKERKAHQILEGRFADRVLRLAVQRMMPGGPLSRHQLKNLRVYSGSDHPHEAQQPEVLDVAALNRKNKRG
- the rpsI gene encoding 30S ribosomal protein S9; the protein is MSESTTLDQLGSALNIEADTAALPEPKIDSLGRAYATGRRKNAIARVWIKPGPGKITVNGRDVDAYFARPALQMILRQPLEAAGRKDQYDVICTVTGGGLSGQAGAVRHGLSRALTYYEPELRSALKKDGFLTRDPRVVERKKYGKAKARRSFQFSKR
- a CDS encoding PaaI family thioesterase; the protein is MRWSGDEILEFLRADFPQAFRDGWDYEITDLAADRVTVRLSSHESQLRPGGTISGPTMMHLADFAVYVLLLALHGQSASLSVTTNLTISFLRKPEAGDLIAEVELLKHGRTLSVAAVHLRDERGRVVAHAEATYHMAGAD
- the rnr gene encoding ribonuclease R, yielding MSKERGSNEDKDAARKGSKKTAAKKAGDGRSAADAGARPLPSEAEILDFLQSQTGRIGKREIARAFNVKGADRITLKQMLKDLTARGLIRRDTRKLESTSRLPPVTVLEIVDVNDEGDLIASPSNWEVETQGPAPRVTIPFERGGRGKQGLSGPPPGIGNRVLARIDGGPDSDDQAPYTGRIIKILDQGASRTIGVFRIARGRGMRVQPVDKKNASDLIVMPGDDAGAESGELVSVDVIRDRGRGLKRARVRERLGDLSDQRNISLIAIHQHGLPDHFRERTLAEVETLKEVSPRGRTDLRDVPLITIDPPDARDHDDAVWAEPDSDPKNKGGFKVIVAIADVAAYVRPGTAIDREARDRGNSVYFPDRVVPMLPERLSADLCSLRPNEDRPAIACSMIFDKHGQKISHSFARVIMRSAAKLSYEQAQAAIDGRPDDVSGPLLEPVLKPLWAAYKLLAAARRKRGPLELDLPERKLILDAHGLIDRVITPERLDAHRLIEEMMIQANVSAAESLEEHKIPFIYRVHDAPAPEKIEGLTEFLASLDIPFAKGQVLQPKHFNRILEKVRGSENEHLVNTVVLRSQAQAIYSPENRGHFGLNLRRYAHFTSPIRRYADLIVHRALITAFGFGKDGLSQDDIEQLEETAEQISAAERRAMAAERDTVDRLVSAYLSDKVGAVFHGRIGGVTQAGLFIALADTGADGFVPAARLGREYFAYDEASHALIGQNTGETYQLGDPVDVRLAEATPVAGGLRFDMVSPGKPGKPGQGRRARMRAIAGRAQAKDGRFKPEKARGKSRRGRR
- a CDS encoding aldehyde dehydrogenase gives rise to the protein MSAAEDYRNQITSISYRNQAFIDGKYVAAASGKTFDCVSPIDGRVLTKVAACDQEDVDRAVKAARAAFESGKWSTIPPRKRKKTLLKFAALVDKHKEELALLETLDMGKPINESLNSDMNAVVNCMEWFAETVDKMYDELAPARPDSVSLITREPLGVVAAVVPWNFPLLMAAWKYAPALAAGNAVILKPAEQSPLTAIRIAELAAEAGVPNGIFQVLPGFGETAGQALGRHMDVDMVAFTGSTEVGKYFLKYAGESNMKHISLECGGKSPNIIFSDVADLDRAAREAAAGVFYNSGQVCTAATRLLVQEDIRDEFVEKVAKYAEAWAPGDPLDPKTLMGSMVDKTQMERVMSYINIGRDEGAKIAVGGTPARQESGGFYVQPTIFDAVNNNMRIAQEEIFGPVLSTISFKDEAEAVAIANNTIYGLQANLWTRDVVKAHTVARALRAGTVNVNATDGGDITAPFGGYKQSGIGRDKSLHALEKYTQIKHTFINLR
- the argC gene encoding N-acetyl-gamma-glutamyl-phosphate reductase, whose amino-acid sequence is MATRVFIDGEAGTTGLQIRSRLEGRADLHMIRLDESRRKSEAARREAINEADIVILCLPDAAAVEALSLIERRSVRVIDASTAHRTARGWTYGFPEMARDQREAIAESRRVTNPGCYPTGAIALLRPLVQHRLVPAGWPVTINAVSGYSGGGKSLIQAFEDPQAPGHTRDNFRLYALGLGHKHVAEMQQYMGLHHPPLFAPSVGRFAQGMLVEVPLQLWALPGAAGTDDIRRILAETYAGDRFVEVASKEETEALASIDPEGLNGTNRLKLFVFGNDKDRQLRLVALLDNLGKGASGQAVQNLNIMIGADEATGL
- the rpmG gene encoding 50S ribosomal protein L33, which produces MAKPTTLKIKLVSSAGTGYFYTAKKNSRTMTEKLTLKKYDPVARKHVEFREAKIK
- a CDS encoding NUDIX hydrolase, translating into MSMRKILPHPDPQMLDGKPVPGRSLRPRDAATLIVLRNEGGDRRVMMGKRHQAHKFMPNKFVFPGGRLDPADCRLSTKYGLHPMVEEKLLVQMRGRPSRARARGLALAAIREAFEETGLIIGKPAQGKLPRTSDPAWQTFLSTGYVPDLSGLRYFARAITPPGRPRRFDARFFVVDASCVVNLENPHVVNTEELLDRFWFTFEEARAQELPWITREILRMLEESLNDAGEIPPGCPVPFQRMQGANWIHETL
- a CDS encoding DUF983 domain-containing protein, which translates into the protein MTDAASIKPIAPKRDTGAAMWRGALLSCPACGARTLYHRYLKISDACSACGEELHHHRADDAPPYFTIFIVGHILVPIMLAVERTWSPPLLIQTPVWLVLTLALTLLLLPIVKGSIVGLQWALLMHGFGLEPAEQEMAGGPADDAPSDTRFTLDNHSGRPD